The following coding sequences are from one Chitinimonas sp. BJYL2 window:
- the parC gene encoding DNA topoisomerase IV subunit A, protein MTDQTDLPLDDELPEETEAEAPATAGGNGEHLPPPPSLSDFAGADTVPLGRYAERAYLEYAVSVVKGRALPEVADGQKPVQRRILYAMHEMGLGAVAKPVKSARVVGEVLGKFHPHGDSSAYEAMVRMAQDFSLRYPLVDGHGNFGSRDGDGAAAMRYTEARLTKIAELLMSEIDMGTSDFVPNYDGAFQEPKLLPARLPMLLLNGASGIAVGMATEMPPHNLAEVAEAAVALIKQPKLEIADLLDIVRGPDFPGGGQIISSREQILAAYESGRGSLAVRARWKIEDLARGQWQLVITELPPNTSSQRVLEEIEDLTNPKIKKGKKALTQEQVQLKQLLLSQLDTVRDESGKDVTVRLVFEPKSRTQNPEEFANLLLTHTSLEGSASINMVAIGLDGRPQQKNLKQLLSEWIAYRFATVTRRTRHRLGQVDDRIHILEGRMVVYLNIDEVIRIIRESDEPKSALMARFNLSERQADDILEIRLRQLARLEGIKIEQELAKLREEKAELEHLLADGNAMQRLIIKEIQGDAKTFGDARRTLIEAKERATVTATVVDEPLTVILSEKGWIRARSGHGVDTQNLGFKEGDKLMAALECRSVDTVVLFGSDGRIYNVAAASLPGGRGDGVPVATLIELAAKSRVVQLLVAKPDAGVLIAGASGYAFHCEFKDLMTRQKAGKAFVSLDEGEELVKVTTFAPRETNLVCCLSMSGRLHAFALSELKALGGGGRGMIAMALDEGDMLSAITISDGETLVLNGTGRGGKPMSLTFDANDLAPYIGKRAKKGKPLVSGLKLAGF, encoded by the coding sequence ATGACCGACCAGACTGATCTCCCGCTAGACGACGAACTGCCCGAGGAAACCGAGGCCGAGGCACCTGCCACGGCAGGCGGTAATGGCGAGCACCTGCCGCCGCCACCGAGCCTCAGCGACTTTGCCGGGGCCGATACGGTGCCGCTGGGCCGCTATGCGGAGCGTGCCTATCTGGAATACGCGGTCTCTGTGGTCAAGGGCCGGGCGCTGCCCGAAGTGGCTGACGGCCAGAAGCCCGTGCAGCGGCGCATCCTTTACGCGATGCACGAGATGGGCCTGGGCGCGGTGGCCAAGCCGGTCAAATCGGCGCGTGTGGTCGGTGAGGTGCTGGGTAAATTCCACCCGCACGGTGATAGCTCGGCCTACGAGGCCATGGTGCGCATGGCGCAGGACTTTTCCCTGCGCTATCCGCTAGTGGATGGCCACGGCAACTTCGGCTCGCGCGATGGTGACGGCGCGGCGGCCATGCGCTACACCGAAGCGCGGCTGACCAAGATTGCCGAGCTGCTGATGTCGGAAATTGACATGGGCACCTCGGACTTCGTCCCCAACTACGATGGTGCGTTCCAAGAGCCCAAGCTGCTGCCGGCGCGTCTGCCCATGCTGCTGCTCAATGGCGCATCGGGCATTGCCGTGGGCATGGCGACGGAGATGCCGCCGCACAATCTGGCCGAAGTAGCCGAAGCCGCGGTGGCGCTGATCAAGCAGCCCAAGCTGGAAATTGCCGACCTGCTCGATATTGTCCGCGGCCCGGATTTCCCCGGTGGCGGGCAGATCATCTCCAGCCGCGAGCAGATCTTGGCGGCCTACGAGAGTGGTCGCGGTTCGCTGGCTGTGCGTGCGCGCTGGAAGATCGAGGATCTGGCACGCGGCCAGTGGCAGCTGGTGATTACCGAACTGCCGCCCAATACATCGAGCCAGCGCGTCCTCGAAGAGATCGAAGATCTCACCAACCCCAAGATCAAGAAGGGCAAGAAGGCGCTCACGCAGGAACAGGTGCAGCTCAAGCAGCTGTTGCTGAGCCAGCTCGACACGGTGCGCGACGAATCGGGCAAGGATGTCACGGTGCGTCTGGTGTTCGAGCCCAAGAGCCGTACCCAGAACCCCGAAGAATTCGCCAATCTGCTGCTCACGCACACCAGCCTGGAAGGCAGCGCCAGCATCAATATGGTGGCGATCGGTCTGGATGGCCGGCCGCAGCAAAAGAACCTCAAGCAGCTGCTCAGCGAGTGGATCGCGTATCGCTTTGCCACCGTGACGCGCCGCACCCGGCACCGGTTGGGTCAGGTGGACGACCGCATCCATATTCTTGAAGGCCGGATGGTGGTGTACCTCAATATCGACGAGGTGATCCGCATCATCCGCGAGAGCGACGAGCCCAAATCGGCTTTGATGGCGCGCTTCAACCTGAGCGAGCGTCAGGCCGATGATATCCTCGAGATCCGCTTGCGCCAGCTGGCCCGGCTCGAAGGCATCAAGATCGAGCAGGAACTGGCCAAGTTGCGCGAAGAAAAGGCCGAACTCGAACACCTGCTGGCCGATGGCAACGCCATGCAGCGGCTCATCATCAAGGAAATCCAGGGCGATGCCAAAACCTTTGGCGACGCGCGCCGTACCCTGATCGAGGCCAAGGAGCGGGCGACGGTCACGGCCACCGTGGTGGATGAGCCGCTGACGGTGATTCTCTCGGAAAAGGGCTGGATACGTGCCCGCAGTGGCCACGGTGTCGATACGCAGAACCTCGGTTTCAAGGAAGGCGACAAGCTGATGGCGGCGCTGGAGTGTCGCTCGGTCGATACGGTGGTGCTGTTCGGCTCCGATGGCCGCATCTACAACGTGGCCGCCGCCAGCCTGCCTGGCGGGCGTGGCGATGGCGTCCCGGTGGCAACGCTGATCGAACTGGCTGCCAAGAGCCGCGTGGTGCAGCTATTGGTCGCCAAACCCGATGCCGGCGTGCTGATTGCCGGTGCTTCGGGTTATGCCTTCCACTGCGAATTCAAGGACCTGATGACACGCCAGAAGGCCGGCAAGGCTTTTGTCTCGCTCGACGAGGGCGAAGAGCTGGTCAAGGTGACCACGTTTGCGCCACGTGAAACCAATCTCGTCTGCTGTCTCTCCATGTCGGGCCGCCTGCATGCGTTTGCGCTCAGCGAACTCAAGGCCTTGGGCGGCGGTGGTCGCGGCATGATCGCCATGGCGCTCGACGAGGGCGATATGCTGTCCGCTATCACCATCAGTGATGGAGAAACCTTGGTGCTCAACGGCACTGGCCGCGGTGGCAAGCCGATGAGCCTGACCTTTGATGCGAATGATCTGGCGCCCTATATCGGCAAGCGGGCCAAGAAGGGCAAGCCGCTGGTCAGCGGGCTCAAGCTGGCGGGCTTCTAG
- the queE gene encoding 7-carboxy-7-deazaguanine synthase QueE: protein MSTSLRITEIFHSLQGETSRLGLPTVFVRLTGCPLRCGYCDSAYAFHGGERMSIAAIVEAVAQYGTPYVCVTGGEPLAQAGCLDLLTRLCDDGYSVSLETSGHLPIEVVDPRVSRIVDIKTPGSGEVDKNLWANLQHLNGNDELKFVLVHRHDYEWARDLLLDNQLHRLCPVIFSPVWESLPPRELAEWVLADRLPVRVQVQLHKILWGDKPGV, encoded by the coding sequence ATGAGTACTTCGCTGCGCATCACTGAAATCTTCCATTCGCTGCAAGGCGAGACCAGCCGGCTGGGCCTGCCGACGGTGTTCGTGCGGCTCACTGGTTGTCCGCTGCGCTGCGGTTATTGCGATAGCGCCTACGCGTTTCATGGCGGCGAGCGGATGAGCATCGCCGCCATCGTCGAGGCCGTAGCACAGTACGGCACGCCCTATGTGTGTGTGACCGGCGGCGAGCCGCTGGCACAGGCGGGTTGCCTGGACTTGCTGACCCGGCTCTGTGATGACGGCTATTCGGTGAGCCTGGAAACCAGCGGCCATCTGCCCATCGAGGTGGTGGACCCGCGGGTATCGCGGATTGTCGATATCAAGACCCCCGGTTCGGGCGAGGTCGACAAGAACCTGTGGGCCAATCTCCAGCACCTGAACGGCAACGACGAACTCAAGTTCGTGCTGGTGCATCGCCATGATTACGAATGGGCGCGAGATCTGCTGCTGGACAACCAGCTGCACCGGCTTTGTCCGGTGATATTCAGCCCGGTATGGGAGTCGCTGCCACCGCGTGAATTGGCGGAGTGGGTGTTGGCAGACCGATTGCCCGTGCGTGTGCAGGTGCAGCTGCACAAGATCCTGTGGGGCGATAAGCCCGGCGTGTGA
- a CDS encoding PotD/PotF family extracellular solute-binding protein, with translation MRVFLLCLLLGQPVCAQEVLRIFSWPGYVTPADLEQVNRLYAARGLAVRAELITPYAEGPEQMFKVMREGRADVSFLTLNYLQMQQGRTARLLQPINPRRLSNYARLRPELTRLPMGMTGDRPLYVPFGGGAYGIWANMDQLRPEALPRRLTDLLEPRWTGKLSLTSGQVQPNVALAFLAVGLPPFELDNLVQRGQRVSARQYLLSGEPRRFLHALYRQVGQFWVSEPRFDQGALLVASYGPEIAGLRARGQHWALVRFAEGHTVWLDTMNILARVRGAKLDAAYLFIDHMLSDPVQRRVVEGLSMVAVTTSVKNPLLEADPSFFRADHFWPPYDSLADNLMRTLSDEAMRKRASEPAPAGVIPSTPSRSR, from the coding sequence ATGCGGGTTTTCTTGCTATGCCTGTTGCTGGGTCAGCCTGTCTGTGCCCAAGAGGTGCTGCGCATCTTCTCGTGGCCGGGCTATGTCACCCCCGCTGATCTGGAGCAGGTGAACCGTCTGTATGCCGCGCGCGGACTGGCGGTGCGGGCCGAGCTGATTACGCCGTATGCGGAGGGGCCGGAACAGATGTTCAAGGTCATGCGCGAAGGCCGGGCCGATGTCAGCTTCCTCACCCTCAATTACCTGCAGATGCAGCAGGGCCGCACGGCACGACTACTGCAGCCGATCAATCCGCGACGGTTGAGCAACTATGCCCGTTTGCGCCCTGAGCTGACGCGCCTCCCCATGGGCATGACCGGGGATCGGCCGCTGTACGTCCCGTTTGGTGGTGGTGCCTACGGCATCTGGGCCAATATGGACCAACTTCGGCCAGAGGCCCTGCCACGACGTCTCACGGATCTGCTGGAACCGCGCTGGACGGGCAAGCTTTCCCTGACCAGCGGCCAGGTGCAACCCAATGTCGCGCTCGCGTTCTTGGCCGTGGGTTTGCCGCCTTTCGAGCTGGACAATCTGGTCCAGCGCGGCCAGCGGGTGTCTGCCCGCCAGTATCTGCTCAGCGGCGAACCGCGCCGCTTCCTGCATGCGCTTTATCGTCAGGTCGGGCAGTTCTGGGTCAGCGAGCCGCGCTTTGATCAGGGCGCCCTGCTGGTGGCGAGCTATGGGCCGGAGATTGCCGGCTTGCGCGCACGAGGGCAGCACTGGGCGCTGGTCCGCTTTGCCGAGGGGCATACCGTGTGGCTGGATACCATGAACATCCTTGCGCGCGTGCGCGGTGCCAAGCTCGATGCCGCCTACCTGTTTATCGACCACATGCTCTCCGACCCGGTCCAGCGGCGCGTTGTTGAAGGCCTCAGCATGGTGGCCGTCACCACCTCGGTGAAAAATCCTCTGCTGGAGGCCGATCCGTCGTTCTTCCGCGCAGACCACTTCTGGCCGCCCTACGACTCGCTGGCGGATAACCTGATGCGCACTTTGTCGGACGAGGCCATGCGCAAGCGGGCCAGCGAGCCGGCGCCTGCCGGGGTAATCCCCTCCACGCCTTCGCGTAGCCGCTGA
- a CDS encoding dihydroorotase, with protein sequence MTTSLHLKNGRVIDPASGLDTVADVFIADGKIAAIGTAPAGFAAGSAIDASGLTVMPGLVDLAARLGEPGGEHKHKLRSELQAAVAGGVTTLCAMPDTKPALDQPSLVQMLRQKADALGLARVLPVGALTRGLDGKELTEFAKLAGAGCVAFTQADKPLPDHRVLLRAMQYAATFGHTLRLRPQDVSLAEGGVAHEGQVATRLGLPPVPAVAETVAISTIVILMKDSGARVHLERVSTREGLEMIAAARAYGLPLSCDVSINHVHLADIDIGYFDSNMRLSPPLRGVSDRDAIQHGLLDGTIAAICSDHNPVGNDDKLVPFGEAKPGATGLELLLSMTLAWAEQKHVPLPQALAKISSAPAALMGLPAGQLAVGAPADICVFDPYANWRATPENLRSSGKHTPFAGMELRGKVRYTLVGGEVVYRQDA encoded by the coding sequence ATGACCACGTCCCTGCACCTCAAGAACGGCCGCGTGATCGACCCGGCCAGCGGCCTCGATACGGTCGCCGATGTCTTCATTGCCGACGGCAAGATCGCCGCCATTGGCACTGCCCCGGCCGGCTTTGCCGCCGGCAGCGCCATCGATGCCTCGGGCCTGACCGTGATGCCGGGTCTGGTCGATCTGGCTGCGCGCCTTGGCGAGCCCGGTGGCGAACACAAGCACAAGCTGCGCTCCGAGCTGCAAGCAGCCGTGGCCGGCGGCGTGACCACGCTGTGCGCCATGCCCGACACCAAGCCCGCGCTTGATCAGCCCAGCCTCGTGCAGATGCTGCGCCAGAAGGCCGATGCGCTGGGTCTGGCGCGTGTGCTCCCCGTAGGTGCATTGACGCGTGGCCTCGACGGCAAGGAACTGACCGAATTCGCCAAGCTAGCCGGCGCCGGCTGCGTGGCGTTTACCCAGGCCGACAAGCCGCTGCCCGACCACCGCGTCCTGCTGCGTGCCATGCAATACGCGGCCACCTTCGGCCATACGCTGCGCCTGCGTCCGCAGGATGTGAGCCTGGCCGAAGGCGGCGTGGCCCACGAAGGCCAGGTCGCCACGCGGCTTGGTTTGCCACCGGTGCCGGCTGTGGCCGAAACCGTGGCGATCTCGACCATCGTGATTCTGATGAAGGACAGCGGTGCCCGCGTGCATCTGGAGCGCGTGTCCACGCGTGAAGGCCTGGAAATGATTGCTGCGGCACGCGCCTACGGTTTGCCGCTGAGCTGCGATGTGAGCATCAACCATGTGCATCTGGCCGATATCGACATCGGCTATTTCGACAGCAATATGCGCCTGAGCCCGCCGCTGCGCGGCGTGAGCGACCGCGATGCGATCCAGCACGGCCTGCTCGACGGCACGATTGCCGCGATCTGTTCTGACCACAACCCGGTCGGCAACGACGACAAGCTGGTCCCGTTTGGCGAAGCCAAGCCGGGCGCCACCGGTCTGGAACTGCTGCTGTCGATGACGCTGGCCTGGGCCGAGCAAAAACATGTGCCGCTGCCGCAGGCGCTGGCCAAGATCAGCAGCGCGCCGGCCGCGTTGATGGGTCTGCCTGCAGGCCAACTGGCGGTGGGTGCGCCGGCGGATATCTGCGTGTTCGATCCCTACGCCAACTGGCGCGCCACGCCGGAGAATTTGCGTTCGAGTGGCAAGCACACCCCGTTTGCAGGGATGGAATTGCGTGGCAAAGTTCGCTACACCTTAGTGGGTGGCGAGGTGGTTTATCGTCAGGATGCTTGA
- the queC gene encoding 7-cyano-7-deazaguanine synthase QueC yields the protein MMNAKAVILLSGGLDSATVLAMARSQGFETYCLSFDYGQRHNAELAAARRVATSLGAAAHHVAKIDLAAFGGSALTDATIAVPVDGVVEGEIPVTYVPARNTIMLSFALGWAEVLGARDIFIGVNAVDYSGYPDCRPEYISAFEAMARLATKAGVEGEELHVRTPLIRLSKAEIIQAGTALGVDYAQTVSCYQADTAGHACGVCDACRLRQAGFAAAGIVDPTRYA from the coding sequence ATGATGAATGCTAAAGCAGTGATCCTGCTCTCGGGCGGGCTGGACTCCGCCACCGTGCTGGCGATGGCCCGTAGCCAGGGCTTTGAGACCTACTGCCTGAGTTTCGATTATGGCCAGCGTCATAATGCCGAGCTGGCCGCTGCGCGCCGTGTGGCCACGTCCCTCGGCGCTGCCGCGCACCATGTGGCCAAGATCGATCTGGCCGCGTTTGGCGGTTCGGCACTGACTGATGCGACCATCGCTGTACCCGTCGATGGCGTGGTGGAAGGCGAAATCCCGGTCACCTACGTCCCGGCCCGCAACACCATCATGCTGAGCTTTGCACTGGGTTGGGCCGAGGTGCTGGGCGCCCGCGACATTTTCATCGGCGTGAATGCGGTGGATTACTCGGGCTACCCCGATTGTCGGCCTGAGTACATTTCCGCCTTCGAAGCCATGGCCCGTCTGGCCACCAAGGCCGGGGTCGAGGGTGAGGAGCTGCATGTCCGTACACCCTTGATCCGTCTGAGCAAGGCCGAGATCATCCAGGCCGGCACGGCACTGGGGGTGGATTATGCACAGACCGTATCGTGCTATCAGGCTGATACGGCAGGCCACGCCTGCGGTGTGTGTGATGCCTGTCGTCTACGCCAGGCAGGCTTTGCTGCCGCAGGCATCGTCGACCCAACCCGCTACGCCTGA
- a CDS encoding aspartate carbamoyltransferase catalytic subunit: MYNPQLNRHGELIHLLSTEGLPAAILRRILDRAATYVAAGEQGEKKHGDLAGKSVFNLFFENSTRTRTTFEIAQKRLSADVHSLNIQASSTAKGETLLDTIHNLEAMGADMFVVRHAESGAPFLIAKHVQPGVAVVNAGDGRHAHPTQALLDMYTIRHYKGDFQNLTVAIVGDILHSRVARSQIHALTTLGVPEVRVIGPKTLLPRDVEQLGVRVFHDLREGLKGVDVIIALRLQNERMHGALLPSANEFNQCYGLSRDTVALAKPDAIVMHPGPMNRGVEIDSAVADGPQSVILNQVTFGIAVRMAVMSLLSEARA; the protein is encoded by the coding sequence ATGTACAACCCCCAACTCAACCGCCACGGCGAGCTGATCCACCTGCTCAGCACCGAAGGCCTGCCTGCCGCGATCCTGCGGCGCATACTCGACCGCGCGGCGACCTATGTGGCCGCCGGCGAGCAGGGCGAGAAGAAGCACGGCGATCTGGCCGGCAAGAGCGTGTTCAATCTGTTCTTCGAGAACTCCACGCGCACCCGCACGACTTTCGAGATTGCCCAGAAGCGCCTCAGCGCCGATGTGCACAGCCTCAATATCCAGGCCAGTTCCACGGCCAAGGGTGAGACGCTGCTCGATACGATTCACAACCTCGAAGCGATGGGCGCGGACATGTTTGTGGTGCGCCACGCCGAATCGGGCGCGCCCTTCCTGATCGCCAAGCATGTGCAGCCCGGTGTGGCCGTGGTCAACGCCGGTGACGGCCGCCACGCGCACCCGACGCAGGCGCTGCTCGATATGTACACGATCCGCCACTACAAGGGCGATTTCCAGAACCTGACCGTGGCGATTGTCGGTGACATCCTGCACAGCCGCGTGGCGCGCTCGCAGATTCATGCGCTGACCACGCTGGGCGTGCCCGAAGTGCGCGTGATCGGCCCCAAGACGCTGCTGCCGCGCGATGTCGAACAACTCGGCGTGCGCGTGTTCCATGATCTGCGCGAGGGCCTCAAGGGCGTGGACGTGATCATCGCCCTGCGTCTGCAGAACGAGCGCATGCACGGCGCGCTGCTGCCCAGCGCCAACGAATTCAACCAGTGCTACGGCCTGAGCCGCGACACGGTGGCACTGGCCAAGCCTGACGCCATCGTCATGCACCCCGGCCCGATGAACCGCGGGGTGGAAATCGACTCCGCGGTGGCCGACGGCCCGCAATCAGTCATCCTCAACCAAGTCACTTTCGGCATTGCGGTACGCATGGCCGTGATGAGCCTGCTTTCGGAGGCCCGCGCATGA
- the ruvX gene encoding Holliday junction resolvase RuvX — protein MSGYVLAFDFGEVRIGVAGGSMELGIATPLATVTGAGNDEKFAAIGKLIQEWQPTQLVVGLPSHLDGTEHELSRLSRTFANRLNGRFGLPVALVDERLTSVEADSLLSEAQTFGKKRKAALDQVAAMRILQCWFDQPAS, from the coding sequence TTGAGCGGCTACGTGCTGGCCTTCGACTTCGGCGAGGTCCGCATCGGCGTGGCCGGCGGCAGCATGGAACTCGGTATCGCCACCCCGTTGGCTACGGTAACGGGGGCCGGCAATGATGAAAAATTTGCGGCCATCGGCAAGCTGATCCAGGAGTGGCAGCCGACTCAGCTGGTCGTTGGCCTGCCCAGCCATCTTGATGGCACGGAACACGAACTGAGCCGCCTCAGCCGCACCTTCGCCAATCGCCTCAACGGCCGCTTCGGCCTGCCGGTGGCACTGGTGGACGAGCGGCTGACCTCGGTCGAAGCCGACAGCCTGCTGAGCGAGGCGCAGACCTTCGGCAAAAAGCGCAAGGCGGCGCTTGATCAGGTGGCGGCGATGCGGATTTTGCAGTGCTGGTTTGACCAGCCTGCGTCGTAA
- a CDS encoding ABC transporter substrate-binding protein encodes MSRLRIHHAASRVRPFLLSLMLMLGGEAVCATVRYPKPPPNDDNARQYHLRLLTLALQKAGAGDTLQAASLWMPQARLLAQLQAGRDIDVVWTVTSREREKQLLPIRIPITKGLNGWRFALVSEQKPDLLRDVRRAADLAALRAGQGHDWPDTAILRANRLEVEAVSHYPGLFKMLKLGRIDYFPRAASEVFWEIKDHGHEGIMLDPHIAIYYPGAMYFFVHRDNVALAQRIEKGLNLAIADGSFERLFQQQYGETLKRLEIPKRRIIELENPDFPAEAAPMHRPELWFRPATRTDRTQLKPR; translated from the coding sequence ATGTCCCGATTACGAATCCACCACGCCGCCAGCCGGGTCCGCCCCTTCCTGCTCAGCCTGATGCTGATGCTGGGGGGTGAGGCCGTATGCGCTACGGTTCGCTACCCCAAGCCGCCGCCCAATGACGACAATGCGCGGCAGTACCATCTGCGCCTGCTGACGTTGGCACTGCAGAAGGCAGGGGCCGGGGATACGCTGCAAGCTGCAAGCCTGTGGATGCCGCAGGCGCGCTTGCTGGCGCAGCTACAGGCAGGCCGCGATATTGATGTGGTCTGGACCGTCACCTCGCGCGAGCGCGAGAAACAGTTGCTGCCCATCCGGATTCCGATCACCAAAGGTCTTAACGGCTGGCGCTTTGCACTGGTCAGCGAACAAAAACCCGACCTGCTGCGCGATGTCCGCCGCGCGGCCGATCTGGCTGCGCTTAGGGCAGGCCAGGGTCACGATTGGCCGGATACCGCAATACTCCGGGCCAACCGGCTTGAGGTGGAGGCCGTCTCGCACTATCCCGGCCTGTTCAAGATGCTGAAACTGGGCCGCATCGATTATTTCCCGCGTGCGGCCAGCGAAGTGTTCTGGGAAATCAAGGACCACGGGCACGAGGGCATCATGCTCGACCCGCACATCGCCATCTATTACCCCGGTGCGATGTACTTCTTTGTCCACCGCGATAACGTGGCGCTGGCTCAGCGGATCGAGAAGGGGCTCAATCTCGCCATTGCCGATGGCAGCTTCGAACGCCTCTTCCAGCAACAATACGGCGAAACACTCAAGCGGCTGGAGATACCCAAGCGCCGCATCATCGAGCTGGAGAACCCGGACTTCCCTGCCGAAGCCGCACCCATGCACCGGCCGGAACTCTGGTTCAGGCCCGCGACTCGCACTGATCGCACGCAGCTGAAACCACGCTAA
- a CDS encoding GNAT family N-acetyltransferase, with protein sequence MQTCLATRPFAQADAKAVSGLLDQLGYPVESESQVLARYADLAGDDKQAVLVAECAGKVVGLIHMARVYLLASDGYVEVHALVVDEAARGMGVGARLLDAAEVWTQRFGNLRVRLGSGVHRLEAHRFYEHLGYTKRPGFTFEKRLTAAAI encoded by the coding sequence ATGCAGACCTGCCTAGCAACGCGCCCGTTTGCCCAGGCTGATGCAAAGGCTGTGTCTGGCCTGCTCGACCAGCTCGGCTACCCGGTCGAAAGCGAATCGCAGGTACTGGCACGTTACGCCGACCTCGCCGGTGATGATAAACAGGCCGTGCTGGTCGCCGAATGCGCAGGCAAGGTCGTTGGACTGATCCACATGGCACGGGTGTACCTGCTGGCCTCCGACGGTTATGTGGAAGTGCATGCGCTGGTGGTAGACGAAGCCGCGCGCGGCATGGGCGTGGGTGCCCGGCTGCTGGACGCGGCAGAGGTCTGGACCCAGCGCTTCGGCAATTTGCGCGTGCGTCTCGGTTCGGGTGTGCATCGCCTAGAGGCACACCGGTTTTACGAACACCTAGGGTATACAAAGCGGCCCGGCTTCACGTTTGAGAAGCGCCTGACGGCCGCGGCAATCTGA
- a CDS encoding head GIN domain-containing protein — protein MRSILIASLMLGATVCTQAETVKGNGKVKEEVREVADFQSIRSEGAWSLDVRVGPAPSIRIKADDNLLPLIQTVVEKNELTIRLKEDVGVRLRDGSSLRIEVTVPKLSAYTHEGAGKTAFHDLHGEGFALKYEGAGLITATGKVDNVDINAEGAGAIDFDALKARNVTVKLEGIGSVSVYASEALRADVEGIGSLTYYGKPAKVSKSVSGIGTVRAGD, from the coding sequence ATGCGCTCCATTCTGATTGCCAGCCTGATGTTAGGCGCCACGGTATGTACCCAGGCCGAGACGGTGAAGGGCAACGGCAAGGTCAAGGAAGAAGTCCGCGAAGTGGCCGATTTCCAGAGTATCCGCAGCGAGGGTGCCTGGAGCTTGGATGTGCGGGTCGGCCCGGCACCCTCCATCCGGATCAAGGCTGATGACAATCTCTTGCCGCTGATCCAGACGGTGGTCGAAAAGAATGAGCTCACCATCCGCCTCAAGGAGGATGTCGGTGTGCGTTTGCGCGATGGCAGCAGTCTGCGCATCGAAGTGACCGTGCCCAAGCTCTCGGCTTACACCCATGAAGGCGCGGGCAAGACGGCATTCCACGACCTTCACGGTGAAGGATTTGCCCTGAAGTACGAGGGTGCCGGCCTGATCACCGCAACCGGCAAGGTCGATAACGTGGATATCAATGCAGAAGGCGCCGGCGCGATCGATTTCGATGCGCTCAAGGCCCGCAACGTCACGGTCAAGCTCGAGGGCATCGGTTCCGTGAGCGTGTATGCCAGCGAGGCGCTGCGCGCCGACGTGGAAGGCATCGGATCGCTAACCTACTACGGCAAGCCCGCCAAGGTCAGCAAGAGCGTATCGGGCATCGGTACTGTCCGCGCAGGCGACTGA
- a CDS encoding acyl-CoA-binding protein, producing MSDLDAKFKTAAEDVTKLSEAPDNSVKLKLYALFKQASEGDVKGDKPGMFDFVAGAKYNAWAELAGTDSDTAKQKYIDLVEALKAKE from the coding sequence ATGTCCGATCTCGACGCCAAGTTCAAAACCGCTGCTGAAGATGTCACCAAACTGTCCGAAGCGCCCGACAACTCGGTCAAGCTCAAGCTCTACGCGTTGTTCAAGCAGGCTTCCGAGGGCGACGTGAAGGGCGACAAGCCCGGCATGTTCGACTTCGTGGCCGGCGCCAAGTACAACGCCTGGGCCGAGCTGGCCGGTACCGATTCCGATACCGCCAAGCAGAAGTACATCGACCTGGTCGAAGCGCTGAAGGCCAAGGAATAA
- a CDS encoding sulfite oxidase heme-binding subunit YedZ, giving the protein MTNRTLAYIKATLFIACLLPLARASWIVLSGMAVNPIEFITRSTGTWTLVMLLLTLAITPLRRLTGHNALIRLRRMLGLFAFFYACLHFTTYIWLDQFFDAAAIVRDVFKRPFITLGFAAFLLLIPLALTSTDAMMRRLKRRWGLLHRLVYVVGVLGVLHYLWLVKRDLSEPLLYGAVLALLLGLRIYWRLWQRPA; this is encoded by the coding sequence ATGACCAACCGTACGCTCGCTTATATCAAAGCCACCCTGTTCATTGCCTGCCTGCTGCCGCTGGCCCGCGCCAGCTGGATCGTGCTCAGCGGCATGGCCGTGAACCCGATCGAATTCATCACGCGCTCCACCGGCACCTGGACGCTGGTGATGCTGCTGCTGACACTCGCCATCACCCCGCTAAGGCGGCTGACGGGCCACAACGCGCTGATCCGCCTGCGCCGCATGCTGGGGCTGTTTGCGTTCTTCTACGCCTGCCTGCATTTCACAACGTATATCTGGCTCGACCAGTTCTTCGACGCTGCAGCCATCGTGCGCGATGTGTTCAAGCGGCCCTTCATCACCTTGGGTTTTGCGGCCTTCCTGCTGCTGATTCCGCTGGCCTTGACCTCGACCGACGCCATGATGCGGCGGCTCAAGCGACGCTGGGGGTTGCTGCATCGGCTGGTTTATGTGGTGGGGGTGCTGGGCGTGCTGCACTACCTGTGGCTGGTGAAACGCGACCTGAGCGAACCGCTGCTTTACGGTGCCGTGCTGGCGCTTTTGCTGGGGCTGCGTATCTATTGGCGCTTGTGGCAACGGCCGGCTTGA